The Aspergillus flavus chromosome 6, complete sequence nucleotide sequence TCTGCCGCGCACCAAGACCTAGTGAGCTCCAACATTGTCTCTCTCTACCAGGCGGGTGCATTCTTTGGTGCATTCTTCGCCTATCCTATCGGTCATTTTTGGGGTCGAAAATGGGGCCTGATGGTCTCTGCTTTAATATTTACATTGGGTGCCGGCATAATGCTGGGTACTAATGGCGACCGTGGATTTGGTTTACTTTATGGAGGACGAGTGCTTGCTGGCTTGGGAGTGGGAGCTGGCTCCAATATCACTCCTATTTATATCTCCGAGTTATCTCCACCGGCGATCAGAGGACGGTTGGTTGGGGTTTACGAATTGGGGTGGCAAATTGGTGGGCTTGTAGGCTTTTGGATCTGTGTAGGtttttcctattttattatatttccTACACACTATCGACACAGCTAACCCTATCTGGTAGTACGGCGTTGATGAAACGCTGCCCCCGAGTCATAAGCAGTGGATCATCCCATTCGCTGTCCAGCTGATCCCATCTGGCCTTCTTATTATTGGTGCCCTGTTTTTGAAAGAGTCTCCACGTTGGCTATTCCTGCGGGGACGTCGAGAGGAAGCAATCAAAAACCTCTGCTGGATTCGCCAACTCCCAGAAGACCACGTCTACATGATTGAGGAGATCGGTGCTATTGACCAGACCCTAGAACACCAGCGTGCAACTATTGGTCTGGGTTTCTGGAAGCCGTTCGCTGCGGCATGGACGAACAAGAAGATACTGTATCGCCTCTTCCTTGGTAGCATGCTGTTCTTTTGGCAGAATGGTTCAGGAATCAACGCCATCAACTATTATTCTCCTACCGTCTTCAAAAGCATTGGTGTCACAGGTTCGAACACAAGCTTGTTCACCACGGGTATCTTTGGTGTCGTGAAGACCGTGGTGACATTTATCTGGCTTCTTTGGCTGATTGACCGTGTGGGACGACGTTTGCTCCTCCTCATTGGTGCCGCCGGTGGCTCGATCTGTTTGTGGATCGTGGGCGCATATATCAAAATCGCTAGGCCTTCAGAAAGAGAGAACAAGCAGATGGATGGCGGTGGCATTGCTGCtatgttcttcttctatcTGTGGACAGTGTTTTATACCCCTTCCTGGAACGGTACCCCATGGGTTATTAACTCGGTAAGCTTGTTCTCCGGCTTCTGTGACTGCCATATTAGTAAACTCTCTTCTAATAGCTTCGTCCTTTAGGAAATGTTCGATCCCAACATTCGATCGCTTGCGCAAGCCTGCGCGGCAGGGTCCAACTGGCTCTGgaacttcctcatctcccGGTTCACTCCACAGATGTTTGCCAAGATGGACTACGGGGTGTACTTCTTTTTCGCGTCTCTCATGATCCTGTCCATCATCTTTGTGTTCTTCCTCATTCCAGAGACGAAGGGTATCCCACTGGAGAGTATGGACCGTCTTTTTGAGACCCAGCCGATTTGGCGTGCTCACGGGACTCTCCTCAAACAAATTCGCGAAGATGAGGAACGGTTTCGTCATGACTTGGAGGATTCCGGCTTTGTGAAGAGCACCGATAGGCAAGTGGAGGTCGTGGATGCTTAATGTTGTTTTCAATCCTGAATGTTGCATTGCTCTGTCTCATGTGAATCTTATGATCTCCAACAGCTGGGCCTGACGATGTCGAATGCTGTGTGACGGCCCACATTCCAGATGCGAATGAGCTCTGTTGGAAAACCTGTGATAAtcatttattatataaacctAGCTATACCCTACCTGGACgtgttgtctttctttgtttctggtcCGTTTCCTTCAGGCTGTTTCATCTCCATGACCTTGTATTACTCATTAATTAACGGTTTCCCTCAAGGATGGTCTGATCTAGTTCGATTGTCTCTCCAGTCTCTAGTGCCTTTCGCACAGCCTGGCATACAAGTAATGCCCTCAGGCCTTCTTCACCGGAACAACTAGGCTCAGCTTTGCCTTGGATAACATCGACGAAATGGGCAAGCTGCAAATCGAAAGGAGTCGCTTCTTCCACATCAAACTTCTCGACCGTCAATGGTTGGTTCCAGCTCTTGTCCGGACGGCCATCGTAACTCCAGCGCGTCATATCTGGGACACTGAGGGAGGCGTCCGAACCAAAGATGCGGTAAAAGTCTGCACCAGAAGAACACTTGGGAATGAGCGGATTCTCGCCGGTGCCGGCTTCAAAGTTGTGTGGAGAGGGAGTAGCATCGCAGACAAGGAAGGTACCGACAACGCCTGAAGCGAACCGGAGCGTCAGTGCAGCACCCTCCTCTGCCTCATGAGGGGGGTTAGGGCGCTGCGAGAGGGTTTTCTCAGCGTGAACGCGCACAATGGGGCCGAACAGGTGGTGCATAATGTCAATATCATGCACAAGGTTGATCGGAACAACACCACCCGACGACCGAGCACGACGCCAGTCACCTGGAGGCGCAAAGTATTCTTCTGGTTTGAACAATGTCCACAGGCCGTTGATAGCGATAACCTGGCCCAGAGAACCGGCATCCAATATCTGCTTCGTCTTTAGGACATACGGGTTGAACCGACGGTGGTGTCCGACCAGCAGCTTGAGATGGGCGTTCTCCGACCGCTGCCCAAATTGTAGCAGTGTTAGGCCATTTTCGATGCTGTCACTGACTGGTTTCTCGACTAGAACGTGGATACCACTGGCTAGGAGCTGTCGCGACACGGGGACGTGGGTGTGGTTGGGCGTGCAAACAATGGCTGCATCGGGCTTGGGAATAGCCTGCAGCATGGCTTCGACAGTTGGATAGTAGCTCGTTTGTAGCTCCTGCGCTACCCTGGCAGCATTGGGAAGCGGATCGATGAGCGCTACGAGCTCTGTGTCTGGATTGGAGATAACGGATTTGGCATGTCGAGGGCCAATCAGGCCTGCGCCGACGACGACAACTCTTAGAACCATTTTGGAGGTGCTATTGGAGGAATCACTGGGGAGATGTATTGGTGTGAGCAAAtaggggaaaagaaaacatgtgtatatgatatatttgtTGAACAGAAGATTGTTGACGAATCGGGCCATACCACACGATTTCGGGATAAATTCAGGGCCAAGCGAAACTTCATTGCCGAGGAAAGACCTTAACCTACCCATTGTAATTGGTTTTGGGGTTACCAAGCTCACAGCCGGTTAAATGCAGCGGGGAAAGCGCTTAGCCGGCGGTTCTTCTCTTAGTGTTTCCTGCGGTGGAACCTCAGCCCTAATGCATTGGCAGAGTTATCTTCCATAATACATGCACAGGAATGGCCTTGTGAATCGTTCTTCCAGGGCAGAGTGAGATAAAATgtatttattaataacaCAAAGACCAGCGTAGACAGCGATGCCAAGTGAACTGTAGGATACTGCCATTGTGATTAACACCTACGTCAACTGAACACGAGACATGACGCGGCAGTTCGCGTGTCTTTAGCAGTTTCATACTTTTGTTATCACCTCCAAGTGAATCGCGATCACGGCCACGTCCTTCTCTTATAACATCTCTAccactttctcttcatctacTGCTTCCTACTTGCTCTGTATCTCCCATTATTACAGCAACTGCTTTTCACGATGCCTAACCGTCTCGGAATTGGTTCCATGTCCCTGGGGCGCCCGGGAATCCACGATCTGCCAACCAAGCTGCACCAGGCCTCTCAGTTCGGCTACAAGGGCATCGAGCTATTCTTTGACGATCTTGACCACTTGGCCAAGTTGCTCTTTGATGGAGATCATATTTTAGCTGCTCATCATGTACGCCAGCTTTGTGTTTCGCTGGGCCTCTCTATCATCTGTCTGCAGCCCTTTTGGCACTACGAGGGGCTTCTGGATCGCACTGAGCACGAGCGTCTTCTCACTGAAAAGCTTCCCAAGTGGTTTGAGCTTGCACGCATTCTGGATACAGATCTCATTCAGATCCCATCTAACTTTCTCCCCGCCGATGCTCAGACAGGCCAGCCCCGCACCACAGGTGACATGTCTGTCATTGTCTCAGATCTTCAGAAGATCGCCGATCTTGGCCTTCAGCAGTCTCCCCCCTTTCGTTTTGTCTACGAAGCCCTAGCATGGGGTAACCACATCAACAAATGGGAAGACTCCTGGGAAGTTGTAGAGCGGGTCAACCGTCCAAACTTTGGAATTTGTCTTGACACCTTCAATATCGCTGGACGGGTGTATGCCGATCCCACATCTCCCACAGGAAAGACGCCTAATGCGGAAGCCGACCTCCAGGCATCTATCGCCCGCCTGCGAACTCGCATCGACCTCTCAAAGGTTTTCTATGTTCAAATCGTGGATGGCGAACGCCTGAGTACCCCTCTGGACGAATCTCACCCATTCTATGTCAAGGGTCAGCCCTCCCGCATGAACTGGTCGCGTAACGCACGCCTGTTTGCCTTTGAAGAGGACCGTGGTGGATACTTACCCGTCTTGGACGTCGCTAaagccttcttcgatattGGCTTCGAGGGCTGGGTTTCCCTGGAATTGTTCAACAGAAGCTTGGCTGATCCTGACCCATCTACGCCTCGCAATCATGCCAAAAGAGGGTTTGAGTCTTGGAAGAAACTGGTCGCTGCCTTGAAGCTCAATACCGGTGATGCTTCTATGGTGCATGGTCTTGACGGTACAATTTCACCATCGACTTCTGCTTTGCCTGTGCAGCATCGCCTTTAGCGCCGCTTCCTGCTTCTTTacgttttctttttcttccacttcGGGCGTTGGTTTTTAACGGGTTTAATGCTTTGACATATCTGTCCTTTCACGGCATCTTCACAGCGTATGTCCTCTAGTCTTGTTTCTTCCTGGCCTTATGGCTTGTAATGATTGTACATTATGATGGAAATACCCGAATGGAAACAGCCACCAGGCTTACTGTCGAAAATCGCTCACCTTGCCATACATTCTCCTGATAAACGCGGGGGATCGTAATTCCAGCTTcataattaatatcttacCAAGGgaaattaactagatttacAGGACTTAGTTGAGTCTGTCCAGCTCTATCTCAAGTTCTCTAGTCGGCTTGTCTGCTGGTCACGAGGTGGTTCACTCACATGATTTCACTTCGTCTAGTCACGCTTCACGCAACTCTCGCAACAAGGAGCAAGCAATAAATTATTGACTGAGACACCTTTGCACAAGAATATATTCAATACTTAACTTGGCAAGACTGAAAGAAACCACACTTTTGGATGCTACCAAGAATGCACCGCGCCGCATTTTGCCTGAGTTGTTCCAGCCTTTCTATCTTTAGTATTTCAAGTCTCGTAGTTTCCCATACTTAAATTCCCGGAACTCACATTCAGATATGATGTGCCAGACTAAGATGAGGGACCGACTCAAGCACATATTCCGTTCACCACTATCGCTGCGCCGGGGCCAAAGGCCACCAAGCGATTCAGCCGATCATTTACAAAAGAGTGGATGCATTATGGCTTTACCGCTAGATACACCAGCGGATTCATCTACTCTCCCGGTAGCGGACTTCTGGCAGAAGGCGCTTCACAGGCTTTCTATGGAAGATCAAGTGTTGATACAAAAACATACTACAACCCGATCAACTCCATGTATCGTTAGCGATACGCCGGTCTTACTGCTGGAAGAAGTCAAGCAGAAACGGGAACTATTTGAAAGTAGAAGGTGGAATGTCAGTTTAAACGGCTACACTTTCCGCTTGAGCGATATTGCAAACAAGGTCATGACATGGTTAGAAAAGTTGAAGGCTATTGGCGATATTGCTGTCAATGCAGATCAAATACATTCACGATTACCATGGGCAGGTATCAGAATGTTGTTTCTGGTAAGACCACCCACTGTGACGAAGGCAAAGATGGCTTTTAATGACCGATATCTACTTAGGAAGCCACAGCCGATCGCGAGACTATGGGCCCCCTCCTAGTAGGGCTTGATAAGGTTCTCTACCTCATTGATCTGTGTACGGTATACGAACTTTTATATCCCTACGATCCAAAGATAGAGCACACATATCATAATTTAGAAGCCACAGTCATAGAAGTCTATGTCCTAATCCTGCAGTTTCTACGGACTGCAATCCTGGCGTATGAGCGAAGCACAAAGACAAGTACTTCGGCGACGTTTTGGACTCTCGATTACATTAACGATTATAACGCACGCTTTGAAGCAATCATTCCTCGCATCGATTACGAGGCTCAAAACTGTGAGCGATGTTATAGCCGCCTCGATCGTGTTATTTCTATCGACCAAGTGAAAAGGTTAAAGCGCGTGCTTGAAGACATGGAGAGAGTCAAGGCCCATCAAAACGAGTTTCGAAATATGAATAGTACTTTCCAAAACATATGGCTGTTTCTTGACGATGGAAAGCGAGAAGACGTCCTTAGGTGGATATCAGACATTCCATTTGAGGATCATCACTCAGTGGCGAGGACTGGCCGTACAGCAAATACTGGTGGGTGGCTCTTTAAGCAGCGGGTCTTCCAAGATTGGCAGATATCTGACGACTCAATGATATTTTGGTTACACGGTATACGTGAGTCTTCTAAAAACGATATTACCAAGCGCGTCAAGCTtatactttcttttcataGCTGGCGCTGGAAAAACGAAGCTTGTTTCCCGAGTTATTGATGAGTTCCTGCAGGTCCAGGGTCAGAAGCTGGTATATTTTTATTGCAATCGAAATGAAGGACTTCGTCGGAAGCCGAAAGAGATTCTTCGCAGCTTTGTCAAGCAGCTTTCAATCACGGATGATCAAACCGTAATCCATGAGAGTCTTCTCCAAGTCTACATGGATAAGCGACAAAGAGGTTTCTCGTCAACGGACTTGAGCCTCGAAGAGAGCGAAGCGCTCCTAGCTCAGTTAATTTCCATATATCCGAAGACAATATTAGTGCTAGATGCCCTGGacgaaagcgaagaaggctCGAGGCAAGGTCTCATCAGTTATTTCAGCCGACTCGTCGAGCAGATACAAAATTTGAAAATCTTCATCACCAGCAGACGAGACGAAGATATAGCATGTCGGCTCAAATCTAAGGCTAACGTTGGCATCAATGCAACAGATAGTCAGGATGACATCGCGAAATTTGTCTCACAAAAGATAGATGAAGACGAGAAAAACAGGGCTACCCCTATCTCTGTTGAACTGAAATATGACATTGTCCGTATAATTCTAGACAAGAGTCAGGGCATGTAAGTGTTCTACCCATCACGCTGTGTTGAGTACGAAATGACCTGAGTCGAGATTTCAATGGGCGGCCTTACAAGTTACGGAACTCTTATCCCTAGATCTAGAAAAAGATATTCGTGAGCGTCTGGGATGCTTACCAGCTGGCCTACCTTGCGCATACAACGAGATCTACCAGCGCATTCTAGAGTCCAAGGCAAGCAAGCTTAAGATCGCGATGAGAGCCCTGCAATGGGTTATATGTTCAGAGAAACCTTTAACAGCAGATGCCCTCGTTTTCCTTGTATGCCAGGATCCCGAAATTGATACTTTGATAGCCCCATACGTGGATATCCGATTCATCCTGGAGTCATGCTCTAATCTCCTTGTCATGGATTCCCGGCAGTTTTGTCATCTGTCTCATCTCTCCGTGAATGAATACTTCGAAAACCTTTGGGGCATAGCCATATGTCATGCCAATGCTGCAAAAATATGTCTGACACTTATGCTAGTCGCCAACAATCAATATTCACAAGAATCGTCCATGTATAATGTTATGATTGACAACTTTCTCGCCTATGCAACGCCGCACTGGTTTCTGCACATAAGAAGATATGAGTACTATATCAGGAATACAGGTGACAAGATTGATCCCCGTCTGTCGCAGCTTGTTGAAAGGTTCCTCGGCCGGGTCGAGGAAAGTGGGCCCGCCTATAGGTCCTGGTGCGAACGTTGCGAGCACTTGCCAGGCTTCCCCATAGAAGATCTAAAGCCTTTCTGTAATCCGGTGCTAGCAGTTTGCCGATTCGGCTTTTACCGCATCCCGCTCACATTGTGGGAATCCAAATGCATAAACACTAATCAAACCAACAAAGCTGGGAACTCGCTTCTAGTGCTAACGGTCTTCAGCGAAAATGAATATGCCGTTCAAAAGCTATTGTCACTTGGAGCAGACATCAATGGACAGCTTGATGGGTTGCTCTGTAGTGGGTCCGCTCTCGGTGCTGCCGCATCAATTGGCAATCGAGACATCATCAAGCTCCTACTAAGCGCAGGAGCTCAGATCAATCAGAAGCACGCCGGAGGCATCTACGGCGGTGCACTGGTGGCATCAGTCGCAAACCCAGAAGGTAGGAAGGCCACTCAGCTGTTGCTAGACTCGGGAGCAGAGATCAATCAAGAGCTTGACTGTGGGATATTCGGCAGCGctcttgctgctgccgctgctcGTGGAGCCGGAGGATACAACAGTACAATTAGCCAATCACTACTCCGTGCAGGAGCTAACGTCAATCAAGCCCTCACTAGTGGGAACTACGGCAGTGCCCTTGCTGCTGCCGCTTCAACACCCATAGGCCATGAGACAATAAAGCTATTACTTGCCTCAGGAGCGAATGTCAATCAAAGGCTCATTTGGGGGAAATATGGTAGTGCTCTAGCAGCAGCATCATTTGGTAGCCTCGCAAACACCTCGCTCCTTCTAGACGCAGGAGCAGACGTCAACCAGTTGCTTACCTCTGGTTTATACGGCAGCGCACTTGCGGCAGCAGCGTATAGTCAAGCAAAACACAGCGTCCAACTCCTACTCAACGCAGGAGCCGATGTCAACCAAAAGCTCACTGCGGGGCTTTATGGAAGTGCTCTTGCAGCAGCGGTGGCCAAGCAGGGCGCCGATGAGGAGATTGTGCAGTTACTGTTGGATGCAGGGGCGGACGTGAACCAGAAACTTTCCTCGGGACTTTACAGTAATGTTCTAGAAGCAGCACGAGCACGAACTCGCCGAGAGCTTTACGAGATACTGTTGGGGGTAGTCATCGGGAAGAATCAGAGAAATTTCGGGTATACCAGCTTAGAGGCCGGTAAGTACAAGGACAGGAAGTCGGCATGATATGAAGCTCTCAGATGTCGAGAATAGTGAGCCGCCGCCGAGAGCTATGGTAATATATGTGACATTCTGCAGTGGCAATGCCCATACGAACTCAGCTCTTTCTGAACCATTGTTTGTCCAATCTCATATGAATGAGGCCATTTTATCGTTTTTTCAGATATATTTTCAGGCAATTCagtaattatttttcttttctggctTCCTTCATCGTTTTACAtttatctttcttccattcccCTATCCCATACTAAATCTTTGAAAACATGGTCGAAAGAATTCTTTACCATAGTATTGCGCGGAAGCCATTTTTATGTAGTCATCCTCCCTAGTAGAATCAACTTTTTTACATACTTTCACAAGTGACCAACTAACACTAAAGTAATCtgaatagatataatatcaACAATATTACTGGATACTAAGCTCTTTACATTGGTCTGTCTGGCTTATATCACGAGTACACGCATTGCCCTGTCTGGAGCTACCTACCAATCGACACAATgcttaaatattaaagagAACGGGAGATTATAGGTAGGTCTGCATATTGAGACTTGTGTGTTCAAGAGGGCTTTAGAAATTAGATACACCTTCCCTCAAACTTCCCCTGTCCCAGATATAAATGGCCATTGTATACCCCATGGCAGCTACGCGCGCCAAGAAAGTAGTTCTAGGGCGACAGTCAAGGGTATGTGATCCATTCAGAGAAGACATTCAATGCTAACCCTTGGACCCATGCCAGATTCAGCTTGTGACCATGTGATTGCTGTGCAGGTCGCCCCGTCCACCATGCGTCTTTCTCCGAGACATTTTGCTTACCCCCTCGCAACTACTATCAGAACTATATTAACGGGAGAGACTTGTACTTCCTGATCCCATTGTTCATGTGTTGTTGCTAGTCGCTTTTGCTTGTCGACACGTGCCTATATCTCCCAGCGACCACCGTAGAAAGCCAGAGAGCAATATGGCAAGCCCTACAAAGCAAACAAGCAGACCTTCTACGAACCCGGACATCAATATGGATAGACCAGAAAGACAGGCCTTAACAGGGACCAGCACTCGACTAcagtttttcttctcattcagGCACCATAGCTAAGATCTATAGATTACGGCACTGCTATGCAAACCCAGATCTCGAGCCAAGCACACAACCATCGTGAGAAAAGCAAGTGAAGTCGTCTCCC carries:
- a CDS encoding ankyrin repeat-containing domain protein produces the protein MCQTKMRDRLKHIFRSPLSLRRGQRPPSDSADHLQKSGCIMALPLDTPADSSTLPVADFWQKALHRLSMEDQVLIQKHTTTRSTPCIVSDTPVLLLEEVKQKRELFESRRWNVSLNGYTFRLSDIANKVMTWLEKLKAIGDIAIEHTYHNLEATVIEVYVLILQFLRTAILAYERSTKTSTSATFWTLDYINDYNARFEAIIPRIDYEAQNCERCYSRLDRVISIDQVKRLKRVLEDMERVKAHQNEFRNMNSTFQNIWLFLDDGKREDVLRWISDIPFEDHHSVARTGRTANTGGWLFKQRVFQDWQISDDSMIFWLHGIPGAGKTKLVSRVIDEFLQVQGQKLVYFYCNRNEGLRRKPKEILRSFVKQLSITDDQTVIHESLLQVYMDKRQRGFSSTDLSLEESEALLAQLISIYPKTILVLDALDESEEGSRQGLISYFSRLVEQIQNLKIFITSRRDEDIACRLKSKANVGINATDSQDDIAKFVSQKIDEDEKNRATPISVELKYDIVRIILDKMFYPSRCDPEIDTLIAPYVDIRFILESCSNLLVMDSRQFCHLSHLSVNEYFENLWGIAICHANAAKICLTLMLVANNQYSQESSMYNVMIDNFLAYATPHWFLHIRRYEYYIRNTGDKIDPRLSQLVERFLGRVEESGPAYRSWCERCEHLPGFPIEDLKPFCNPVLAVCRFGFYRIPLTLWESKCINTNQTNKAGNSLLVLTVFSENEYAVQKLLSLGADINGQLDGLLCSGSALGAAASIGNRDIIKLLLSAGAQINQKHAGGIYGGALVASVANPEGRKATQLLLDSGAEINQELDCGIFGSALAAAAARGAGGYNSTISQSLLRAGANVNQALTSGNYGSALAAAASTPIGHETIKLLLASGANVNQRLIWGKYGSALAAASFGSLANTSLLLDAGADVNQLLTSGLYGSALAAAAYSQAKHSVQLLLNAGADVNQKLTAGLYGSALAAAVAKQGADEEIVQLLLDAGADVNQKLSSGLYSNVLEAARARTRRELYEILLGVVIGKNQRNFGYTSLEAVAMPIRTQLFLNHCLSNLI
- a CDS encoding sugar phosphate isomerase (3-dehydroshikimate dehydratase), whose amino-acid sequence is MPNRLGIGSMSLGRPGIHDLPTKLHQASQFGYKGIELFFDDLDHLAKLLFDGDHILAAHHVRQLCVSLGLSIICLQPFWHYEGLLDRTEHERLLTEKLPKWFELARILDTDLIQIPSNFLPADAQTGQPRTTGDMSVIVSDLQKIADLGLQQSPPFRFVYEALAWGNHINKWEDSWEVVERVNRPNFGICLDTFNIAGRVYADPTSPTGKTPNAEADLQASIARLRTRIDLSKVFYVQIVDGERLSTPLDESHPFYVKGQPSRMNWSRNARLFAFEEDRGGYLPVLDVAKAFFDIGFEGWVSLELFNRSLADPDPSTPRNHAKRGFESWKKLVAALKLNTGDASMVHGLDGTISPSTSALPVQHRL
- a CDS encoding MFS quinate transporter QutD (Probable quinate permease): MSILSLVEDRPTPKEVYNWKIYLLAAVASCTSCMIGYDSAFIGTTISLQSFKDEFDWDSMSAAHQDLVSSNIVSLYQAGAFFGAFFAYPIGHFWGRKWGLMVSALIFTLGAGIMLGTNGDRGFGLLYGGRVLAGLGVGAGSNITPIYISELSPPAIRGRLVGVYELGWQIGGLVGFWICYGVDETLPPSHKQWIIPFAVQLIPSGLLIIGALFLKESPRWLFLRGRREEAIKNLCWIRQLPEDHVYMIEEIGAIDQTLEHQRATIGLGFWKPFAAAWTNKKILYRLFLGSMLFFWQNGSGINAINYYSPTVFKSIGVTGSNTSLFTTGIFGVVKTVVTFIWLLWLIDRVGRRLLLLIGAAGGSICLWIVGAYIKIARPSERENKQMDGGGIAAMFFFYLWTVFYTPSWNGTPWVINSEMFDPNIRSLAQACAAGSNWLWNFLISRFTPQMFAKMDYGVYFFFASLMILSIIFVFFLIPETKGIPLESMDRLFETQPIWRAHGTLLKQIREDEERFRHDLEDSGFVKSTDRQVEVVDA
- a CDS encoding putative dehydrogenase (unnamed protein product), giving the protein MGRLRSFLGNEVSLGPEFIPKSCGMARFVNNLLFNKYIIYTCFLFPYLLTPIHLPSDSSNSTSKMVLRVVVVGAGLIGPRHAKSVISNPDTELVALIDPLPNAARVAQELQTSYYPTVEAMLQAIPKPDAAIVCTPNHTHVPVSRQLLASGIHVLVEKPVSDSIENGLTLLQFGQRSENAHLKLLVGHHRRFNPYVLKTKQILDAGSLGQVIAINGLWTLFKPEEYFAPPGDWRRARSSGGVVPINLVHDIDIMHHLFGPIVRVHAEKTLSQRPNPPHEAEEGAALTLRFASGVVGTFLVCDATPSPHNFEAGTGENPLIPKCSSGADFYRIFGSDASLSVPDMTRWSYDGRPDKSWNQPLTVEKFDVEEATPFDLQLAHFVDVIQGKAEPSCSGEEGLRALLVCQAVRKALETGETIELDQTILEGNR